In a genomic window of Clavelina lepadiformis chromosome 7, kaClaLepa1.1, whole genome shotgun sequence:
- the LOC143465870 gene encoding cytochrome P450 4A7-like, with protein sequence MTVSSVLFADGFVFSTLLADLLTLAALGYIAAAMAPIGKYMVKFHYTAKIVGGPKSHWLLGDTAKYGYTHQGLMNSLERIKEFPAMCTQYMGWFGHIQTYHPDCIKEILARSYPKSFMYKFMLRPLLRDGLVISEGDYWKRHRRLLTPIFHFDILKAHVDVFNANSSSILELCELKSKSGISFDITSPLADLSFSNMMECVMSKKVTKDAEENWVYIQALKELSYLVFKRFTTPYLWPPALFILSKEGKKFKKLTKEVEDQAFKLISERREILLRQNSLECNPEDEVMVNQETGSAFTFRKRKGKIADFLDILIQTKDQEGKGLSDEEINEEVITFFSAGHETVSNGLVWTLYFLAKYPEHQSLCREEIRNVLGDQNNLTSSNMSKLPYLTQCIKESMRMCPPLHLVGRCISEDVTVSHRYNEFKEIKIPKGINVTVNIWALHHHPDIWKNPEVFDPSRFSAEKSHERSPYAFVPFGAGPRNCIGQHFGMQQMKVVLALMLRNYEFLLDTSYPNPSLIAAVVIQPGGGVHLFARKV encoded by the exons ATGACTGTTAGTTCCGTTTTATTTGCTGATGGATTTGTTTTCTCCACTTTACTCGCTGATCTTCTAACATTAGCTGCCCTCGGTTACATAGCTGCAGCGATGGCACCAATTGGAAAGTACATGGTCAAGTTCCATTACACAGCAAAAATTGTTGGTGGTCCTAAATCTCATTGGTTGTTAGGCGACACTGCAAAG TACGGCTATACCCACCAAGGACTGATGAACAGTCTTGAAAGAATCAAAGAATTTCCGGCAATGTGCACTCAATACATGGGATGGTTTGGCCACATTCAAACATACCACCCGGACTGCATAAAGGAAATTTTAGCCCGTTCTT ATCCAAAATCTTTTATGTACAAGTTTATGTTGCGCCCTTTGTTACGTGATGGATTGGTAATTTCCGAAGGCGATTATTGGAAGCGACATCGTAGACTGTTGACGCCAATttttcactttgacattctaAAAGC ACACGTGGACGTTTTTAATGCTAACAGCTCCAGCATCTTAGAATTATGCGAGTTGAAATCCAAATCTGGAATTTCTTTTGACATTACTTCGCCACTGGCAGATCTCTCATTTAGCAATATGATGGAATGTGTCATGTCAAAGAAAGTGACAAAGGATGCGGA AGAAAACTGGGTTTACATACAAGCATTGAAAGAACTGTCATATTTggtttttaaacgttttacaaCGCCTTATTTATGGCCGCCAGCCTTGTTTATTCTCAGCAAAGAagggaaaaaatttaaaaaacttacGAAAGAAGTTGAAGACCAAGCTTTTAAG ttaataaGCGAACGTCGCGAAATTCTTTTGCGACAAAATTCTCTTGAGTGCAATCCCGAAGATGAAGTAATGGTTAATCAAGAAACTGGATCAGCATTTACATTCCGAAAAAGAAAAGGCAAAATTGCAGACTTTTTGGATATCTTGATTCAAACAAAA GATCAAGAGGGAAAAGGCTTGTCTGATGAAGAAATTAATGAGGAAGTGATAACCTTTTTTAGTGCTGGTCACGAAACCGTGTCAAATG GTCTTGTCTGGACGCTTTATTTCCTGGCAAAATATCCAGAACATCAATCATTATGTAGGGAAGAAATTCGTAATGTTCTTGGTGACCAGAACAACCTCACCTC GTCAAACATGTCCAAGTTGCCATATCTGACACAATGCATCAAAGAAAGTATGAGAATGTGTCCCCCCTTACACTTGGTTGGCAGATGCATCTCGGAGGATGTAACAGTATCACATCGATACAACGAattcaaagaaattaaaataccTAAAGGGATAAATGTTACTGTTAATATCTGGGCACTTCATCATCATCCAGACATTTGGAAAAACCCAGAG GTTTTCGATCCATCAAGGTTCTCGGCCGAGAAATCTCATGAAAGATCTCCATACGCCTTCGTACCTTTCGGGGCGGGACCAag GAACTGCATTGGACAACACTTTGGCATGCAACAAATGAAAGTAGTTCTGGCACTTATGTTGAGAAACTATGAATTCCTCTTAGACACCAGTTATCCAAATCCATCACTTATTGCAGCTGTTGTCATCCAGCCAGGTGGCGGAGTGCATTTGTTCGCACGAAAAGTTTGA
- the LOC143465871 gene encoding uncharacterized protein LOC143465871 isoform X2 → MAEALHGAASNGNIQLLQQILDVGEVGVDACDSENTTALMFACVGGYRNCVEFLLDRGASVNSKRMNGGTALFSASQLGFNDIVELLCSKGANVNLSLEDKTSPTFIASQNGHLETVKVLEHHRADINRRREDGISPLWIACQMDHYNVVEFLVHAGAHTDRSRSNYGVTPLFKAASKGNDNIVRCLLKKLPYTGLLSCGYNPLHVAAYHGHVTVIEVLLEFGVNSMEKDRDGLDAAQLAMSQNFSGISDIITAHQNSTF, encoded by the exons ATGGCGGAAGCATTACACGGCGCTGCGAGTAACGGAAACATACAACTCCTCCAACAGATATTAGATGTGGGAGAAGTCGGTGTGGATGCATGCGATTCG GAGAACACGACTGCTCTGATGTTCGCATGTGTTGGTGGTTACAGAAATTGTGTTGAATTCTTACTTGACAGGGGAGCTTCCGTCAATTCCAAACGAATG aatgGAGGAACGGCTCTTTTTTCTGCGTCACAATTGGGTTTTAACGATATTGTGGAACTGCTATGTTCAAAAGGGGCCAATGTAAACTTATCCCTTGAAGATAAGACGTCACCAACGTTCATAGCATCGCAGAACGGACATCTGGAAACTGTAAAAGTGTTAGAGCACCATCGTGCGGACATAAATCGCAGGAGAGAG GACGGTATATCTCCATTATGGATTGCCTGTCAAATGGATCACTACAATGTAGTAGAATTTCTTGTCCATGCTGGTGCGCATACAGATAG GTCTCGGAGCAATTACGGTGTCACTCCCCTGTTTAAGGCTGCAAGTAAAGGAAACGACAACATAGTCCGATGTCTGTTGAAGAAACTTCCATATACTGGTTTGCTCAGC TGTGGCTATAATCCTTTACACGTGGCGGCTTATCATGGACATGTAACCGTCATCGAAGTTCTACTGGAATTTGGGGTCAACTCCATGGAGAAGGACAGG GATGGACTGGACGCGGCACAACTCGCCAtgtcacaaaatttttcaggAATCAGTGACATCATCACCGCACACCAAAATTCCACATTCTAA
- the LOC143465058 gene encoding methionine synthase reductase-like, with the protein MTTTRRKIVVLYGSQTGQAETIANGIHEDAVYNNYDSNVFCLKEEGKEFVITDVTCVIFVCSTTGDGDPPENARKFIRSINRKSLSETHLSKLNYALLGLGDTNYSTFCGGPKKLEKALKQRGAKSFFKTAYADDGTDLEDTVEPWIEGLWPALDVYFSSLGTMPNNVMVRNVQSCETVNHTRTEVNDVKADMENLALSKDKIPTIPKDDPSTSSLLSNMTSVDSSQSLLNSFETEIPSNEMLNMSSAPFPGSEELATITLSPLSKQWIGMRFVDAERISLQSQDFKYQNGHSFPLATSETILTKLVEAKQLTRDDAVKIAMEITLKTEDQFPYQPGDSISVCCENPKEEVDWLISRLSLNDVADNAAEFFVLPNSSKKATNPCPYVPRIFTIRYAFTYCIEIRSVPKKMLLRSLAEYTTDQSEIRRLQELSSKQGGHEYVALIREKNVCILDLLAAFKTCSPSFELLVQHLPRLMPRRYSLINSPLVSKNHLSFAFNVVKFEKDIGRMYARDGICTGFLHNLGNASSNTTNQNISQLPSIKVFRTKSTGFCLPTDTSPPLVMIGPGTGVAPFIGFLRHLEALSAQTTDRWLFYGCRHKDRDYLYKDELESYLNKGILSRLLVAFSRDPTSSESPKYVQDNLKLHSLDIANLLFQKRAIFYVCGDARNMAKDVRQCIIEIITKERNCSDKEAVDLFKQVLDEKRYREDIWA; encoded by the exons ATGACGACGACAAGACGGAAAATTGTGGTTTTATACGGGTCACAAACAG GGCAAGCTGAAACCATTGCAAATGGGATTCATGAAGATGCGGTTTATAACAATTATGATTccaatgttttttgtttaaaagaagAAGGAAAGGAATTTGTAATCACTGATGTGACATGTGTAATTTTTGTCTGTTCTACAACAG GTGACGGAGATCCACCTGAAAATGCCCGTAAATTCATACGCTCAATTAATCGCAAAAGTCTTTCTGAAACTCATCTTTCGAAGTTGAATTATGCATTACTTGGGTTGGGTGACACAAActattcaactttttgtggTGGCCCAAAGAAGTTGGAGAAGGCTCTCAAACAGAGAGGGGCCAAGAGCTTTTTCAAAACAGCTTATGCTGATGATGGCACAGACCTCGAGGACACAGTGGAGCCTTGGATAGAGGGGCTATGGCCTGCCTTAGATGTTTACTTCAGTTCACTGGGTACAATGCCTAATAATGTAATGGTTCGGAATGTGCAGTCTTGTGAGACAGTGAACCACACAAGAACGGAAGTGAATGATGTGAAGGCAGACATGGAAAATTTGGCGCTGAGTAAAGATAAAATACCAACAATTCCCAAAGATGATCCAAGCACTTCCAGCCTTCTTTCTAATATGACCAGTGTAGACTCATCACAGTCACTTTTGAATAGTTTTGAAACCGAAATTCCAAGTAATGAAATGCTCAATATGTCCTCTGCTCCATTTCCAGGAAGCGAAGAACTTGCCACCATTACTTTATCACCCCTCTCAAAGCAATGGATTGGCATGAGGTTTGTTGATGCAGAAAGAATTTCGCTACAATCACAGGATTTTAAATATCAGAATGGTCATTCGTTTCCCTTGGCAACATCTGAAACGATATTAACTAAACTTGTTGAAGCAAAGCAGCTTACAAGAGATGATGCAGTAAAAATTGCAATGGaaataactttgaaaacaGAAGATCAATTTCCTTACCAACCTGGTGATTCAATTTCTGTCTGTTGTGAAAATCCGAAAGAGGAAGTCGATTGGTTGATCAGCAG GTTGTCCTTGAATGATGTTGCCGACAATGCTGCAGAGTTTTTCGTGCTGCCTAACAGCAGCAAAAAAGCTACCAATCCGTGTCCATATGTTCCAAGGATTTTTACAATTAGATATGCCTTTACCTATTGTATAGAAATAAGATCTGTACCGAAAAAAATGCTGCTTCGAAGTTTGGCTGAATATACCACAGATCAAAGCGAAATTCGTAGACTGCAAGAACTATCTAGCAAACAAGGAGGACATGAATACGTTGCTCTAATCCGTGAGAAAAATGTCTGCATACTAGACTTACTGGCAGCATTTAAAACTTGCAGTCCGTCCTTTGAGTTGCTTGTTCAGCATCTACCTCGACTTATGCCGCGTCGATATTCTCTCATTAATTCACCTCTTGTCAGCAAGAATCATctttcttttgcttttaatgtagtgaaatttgaaaaagacatTGGTCGTATGTATGCCAGAGATGGAATTTGCACAGGTTTTTTGCACAACCTTGGAAACGCTTCTTCAAATAccacaaatcaaaatatttcacagTTACCTTCCATTAAAGTCTTTCGCACAAAATCGACTGGTTTTTGTTTGCCGACTGATACTTCACCACCACTAGTTATGATTGGACCTGGCACTGGTGTTgcaccttttattggttttctTCGTCACCTGGAGGCACTTTCTGCCCAAACAACTGACCGTTGGTTGTTTTATGGTTGCCGACATAAGGATCGAGATTACCTATATAAAGATGAGTTAGAGAGTTATTTAAATAAAGGAATTCTTTCAAGACTGTTGGTTGCGTTTTCGCGAGATCCCACATCATCTGAATCTCCTAAGTATGTCCAAGATAACTTGAAATTGCACAGCTTGGACATAGCTAACCTTCTTTTCCAGAAGAGAGCAATATTCTATGTATGTGGTGATGCAAGAAACATGGCGAAAGATGTCCGGCAATGCATAATTGAGATAAtcacaaaagaaagaaattgcaGTGACAAGGAAGCTGTAGACTtgtttaaacaagttttagaTGAAAAAAGGTATAGGGAAGATATATGGGCATGA
- the LOC143465871 gene encoding uncharacterized protein LOC143465871 isoform X1 yields the protein MAEALHGAASNGNIQLLQQILDVGEVGVDACDSENTTALMFACVGGYRNCVEFLLDRGASVNSKRMTGCTALYLASQGGFYIIVNLLINKGAVINDQNHNGGTALFSASQLGFNDIVELLCSKGANVNLSLEDKTSPTFIASQNGHLETVKVLEHHRADINRRREDGISPLWIACQMDHYNVVEFLVHAGAHTDRSRSNYGVTPLFKAASKGNDNIVRCLLKKLPYTGLLSCGYNPLHVAAYHGHVTVIEVLLEFGVNSMEKDRDGLDAAQLAMSQNFSGISDIITAHQNSTF from the exons ATGGCGGAAGCATTACACGGCGCTGCGAGTAACGGAAACATACAACTCCTCCAACAGATATTAGATGTGGGAGAAGTCGGTGTGGATGCATGCGATTCG GAGAACACGACTGCTCTGATGTTCGCATGTGTTGGTGGTTACAGAAATTGTGTTGAATTCTTACTTGACAGGGGAGCTTCCGTCAATTCCAAACGAATG ACTGGGTGTACAGCGCTTTATCTGGCATCTCAAGGTGGTTTCTACATAATTGTTAATCTACTGATAAACAAGGGTGCTGTAATAAACGACCAAAATCAC aatgGAGGAACGGCTCTTTTTTCTGCGTCACAATTGGGTTTTAACGATATTGTGGAACTGCTATGTTCAAAAGGGGCCAATGTAAACTTATCCCTTGAAGATAAGACGTCACCAACGTTCATAGCATCGCAGAACGGACATCTGGAAACTGTAAAAGTGTTAGAGCACCATCGTGCGGACATAAATCGCAGGAGAGAG GACGGTATATCTCCATTATGGATTGCCTGTCAAATGGATCACTACAATGTAGTAGAATTTCTTGTCCATGCTGGTGCGCATACAGATAG GTCTCGGAGCAATTACGGTGTCACTCCCCTGTTTAAGGCTGCAAGTAAAGGAAACGACAACATAGTCCGATGTCTGTTGAAGAAACTTCCATATACTGGTTTGCTCAGC TGTGGCTATAATCCTTTACACGTGGCGGCTTATCATGGACATGTAACCGTCATCGAAGTTCTACTGGAATTTGGGGTCAACTCCATGGAGAAGGACAGG GATGGACTGGACGCGGCACAACTCGCCAtgtcacaaaatttttcaggAATCAGTGACATCATCACCGCACACCAAAATTCCACATTCTAA